The window TTTTGCGATCGGTTAAGCGGCGCCCCGACCTTAAGCAGGTGATCTCACTATAAAACTCCTCTTGACAAATTCGAATAAAAATCACATCCATTTCATTGCTTCATTTAAGGAGCAGCGTCTTCTGCAGATCCAGTCTTCTGTCCAATCTGACCTTCTTAGTAATATTCCGTCGGAAATCCAGTACGCATAGCTTTACGGATTTCTGAAACGCTGCAGATCCGGAAAAATACATCTCCAGGACAACGTGTGATTGGGTACAACATGTTTAATCCAGTACGCGTAGCTGTATGGCTCTCAATTTTTCTATCTTGCTGAAACGCTGCAGATCCGGCAGAATACATCTCCAGGACGACGTGTGATTGGGTTGTTCTTCAGCATGGTACAACATGTTTAATGCAGGGCCTATTACCGATTGTGGCCACTGCGATTCTTCTAGATACAAAAATGGTGGTCCATTGAACCACCTGGTTGAGCCATGAATTTCAGGCGTTTTAGTCCATTTCGTACCATCGTCTGCCACGTTTTGAGCCGGTGGTACCCATCGCCAGCTGTCCACATCTGATTCTTCTAAAATCTCTCCTATCCGAAGCGCTATGAATTGCTGGAACTTTCGAGCATCGGAACGGATCCAGTAGAGCACATCCTTTGAATCTGTCCAGAATGTTCgtgtatgtatgcgtaccGACATTTCCTTTTGGATACATTTGGCCAGTCTCAGACCTAAGACCGCGGCCATCAGTTCCATTCGAGGTATGGACACGGGCTATAGGGGTGCTACTCTCGTTTTCGATGCGACCAAACTGCAATGTACTTGGCCATCAAGTTCAGCCCGCAAAAATACAACTGCGGCGTAAGCATTCATACTGGCGTCAACGAATGTATGCATCTGCACAGCCTGGGTTCGGCTCACCCACTTCATGCACCGTGGAATGCGGACggcatttcaaatttgaaactagatcaagccagtgttgccaatcggCTTTGTCTTCGTTGGTGAAGTCGTCATCCCATCTGATATTGGATCGCCATATGTTCTGAAGGATCTTAGCGCGTATATTAAAGAATCCTAGCAGCCCGAGCGGGTCGAAAATAGACATGATCACACTTAGAACACGTCTTTTAGTTGGGCTATATCCTTAATtacttataattaaatataaaaaaatttttttttgtaaaattgagcGGAAACACCTCCGCCCGATTAGCAGCATAACTTGCTATGCAAAATGCTAGATGGTATTTTGTGTTATTAGCAATAAAAACAtgatatgaatttaaaaacattatattaattttttaagaaattttaattaaaatgggtTCGAACGAATCCAAGGTTGAAAAATCAGCCGCAAATGTTATAAGTAACGTAAAAATAATTGACCATAAAGAacatttagaaaatattactattttgcttattataattattacagTATCTCTTGTATCACAAGCATTGAAAGTGTATGCAATGCatacaaagaaaattaagaaacGCTATAGCAGCAGGGCAGACGGACTAGATAAGGTATgaatagtcatcattctctgaaatgaatttggcgCTATTTTTAAACCAAAAAGTAATCGCGTTGagcgatatgagccattgctcgttaaAAAAGACGTTATATTTCTTGAACTctcttcaagttcaatttggtgaaAACCTGACAGTAGctcaa of the Drosophila virilis strain 15010-1051.87 unplaced genomic scaffold, Dvir_AGI_RSII-ME tig00002246, whole genome shotgun sequence genome contains:
- the LOC138911716 gene encoding uncharacterized protein translates to MELMAAVLGLRLAKCIQKEMSVRIHTRTFWTDSKDVLYWIRSDARKFQQFIALRIGEILEESDVDSWRWVPPAQNVADDGTKWTKTPEIHGSTRWFNGPPFLYLEESQWPQSVIGPALNMLYHAEEQPNHTSSWRCILPDLQRFSKIEKLRAIQLRVLD